In Zygosaccharomyces rouxii strain CBS732 chromosome D complete sequence, one DNA window encodes the following:
- the MMS1 gene encoding Mms1p (weakly similar to uniprot|Q06211 Saccharomyces cerevisiae YPR164W MMS1 Protein likely involved in protection against replication-dependent DNA damage mutants are sensitive to methyl methanesulfonate (MMS) implicated in regulation of Ty1 transposition), which produces MVLSNASDLGRVRLDSWFSAGGLEVSEEATHRDTLDRSWFEFEKTICGRKPLRCIPTFMPGDSKGHWNQLLRIKSMTTGATATTFAPQKELEEVFGIVRDPESLEDSDIDDFLSNSQKIDSHHKFDEGITEIPLHREYLLVSPNSVFKAGDSRQTLLDGGIVDCQVFNTLPGKLGSILLITTPAGYVLSMLLDLEDNKPIILQYWKLRQNSGDWYIVKHQSDEQFVVINKEKGICKFFEFRDPLHFTLVNNLSIDNTKFLSCSFFLNTSKSHYLFFVPSIRYHRMVLFCIEWDSNRPKMKEVHQLTYLNGYEVNYCVPVGYNVCLVSGGCQHYLVSAHQIMSGETSFQHFESNFLEGLCSYFDAPILLEKIKNCHEDLFDQFKKCTVLATFSGNIGICLWDEDGEVAFYSLTRFKGLKDICPVDYQETENNEYEIVVISFGRTLRLTLDVKCIQQLSSDTTISPLNGVLLKHTMDSSTEENSKLMVFSPPKNNSRIPAELWLTSSMAISHLQTFAPVKKLHGLCKLRQFQVFNNLKVFNCSNFNDNLRETLLQGLEIGNNSEVYLIIASDLISMSKAFLLNVTSSGSNAMELDDLLQSVAGDNVEIFFSPGDNMVQITRDTVYVDSLGSSEDEKIEKYSPGWKIDGAAYCGTRVILWNIDQLKISYINNIDELSETTTFIQSGFFKEILRGTKEDYEENLNREPEKYKDGLCPFFFSFDITQVDDGTVFVYLAHSRGMVKYSWEDLFLSSDRNDTRSLLTCAPNVAFLALKEHVYAKSCDGHIIGADHINSSFRNINVAYNDRDFQIRPFDDNAVIIFSPQEITIVSMSSSSENEGDDKFYELKLPFQSKANPILDVSVDAKSKRVFVLYADGLEVFELFYSTWNSSNYLLRSTKTLKRIFFIEKINRMLVVNLRAREWDCIKLVDGKSLSLDATALKTPKNSKLVDVIEIPSNKEDKNVHLLLHFGNLLKLVRLVPQKGRIIVKVVTQREFDAELFHRIETVEDGKFIVYVASSVSVLGQKPYSQFMLMRISELDQLEEISKLEFPDELHLRDFKLCGKDVAVVSEGYDRLFLFKDFFRLAALKRPMAIAIKMPAASKIEKICPIGTDSFVVAVSCEGRSDHLSELLFCNRDDICLNRESDSDSSKGDVLYDAAVVDDIQRREEGDFYRIELDEDEEDEDDEDEDDDNGGPIGLRLARRGDNWDGNYRDFLDRIINGPRFASNEDWEFDDVDMEYEAGEHEENDRESDSDEDMLDTDDMDEMDETDAFGRRSDYNFPFNTDSTQATGSEALGCLFNTSDLAESISSSRFRKPYQVINLDKSIKDIRYSSEEKKLFVLTMDGSVLIFRGFYQNLQKDHEKIGDGVVNILKKPIAGHVAPKITESGICTIDSEGRVKEWPWL; this is translated from the coding sequence ATGGTATTGAGTAATGCTAGCGATTTGGGTAGGGTCAGACTTGACTCTTGGTTTAGTGCAGGCGGCCTTGAAGTCTCAGAAGAAGCCACTCACAGGGATACGTTAGACAGATCATGGtttgaatttgagaagacTATCTGCGGTAGAAAGCCACTTAGATGCATACCCACGTTTATGCCGGGTGATTCCAAAGGGCATTGGAATCAGCTTTTACGTATCAAATCAATGACAACTGGCGCTACTGCAACTACCTTTGCTCCacaaaaggaattagaagaagtttTTGGTATTGTTAGAGATCCAGAATCTCTTGAAGATTCTGACATTGACGATTTCTTGAGTAATTctcaaaaaattgattcacATCataaatttgatgaagGGATTACCGAAATTCCCTTACATAGGGAATATTTATTAGTTTCGCCAAACTCTGTGTTTAAAGCTGGAGATTCACGGCAAACTCTATTGGATGGTGGAATTGTGGATTGTCAAGTGTTTAATACATTACCGGGGAAGCTTGGTAGTATCTTATTGATTACTACCCCTGCAGGATATGTTTTGAGCATGCTATTagatttggaagataaTAAACCCATAATACTTCAATATTGGAAATTGAGGCAAAATAGTGGTGATTGGTATATTGTTAAACATCAATCTGATGAACAATTTGTGGTTATTAATAAGGAAAAAGGCATTtgcaaattctttgaatttagGGATCCTTTGCATTTCACACTGGTaaacaatttatcaattgatAACACTAAATTTTTATCTTGTTCATTTTTCCTCAATACGAGTAAGTCACATTATTTGTTCTTTGTTCCATCAATTAGATACCACCGCATGGTTTTATTCTGCATTGAATGGGATTCCAATCGTCCCAAAATGAAGGAGGTCCACCAGCTCACTTATCTCAATGGTTATGAAGTCAATTACTGTGTACCTGTAGGCTATAATGTATGTTTGGTATCTGGTGGTTGTCAACACTACTTGGTATCGGCTCATCAAATTATGTCAGGAGAAACAagttttcaacattttgaatcaaaCTTCTTAGAGGGGCTCTGTTCGTATTTTGATGCCCCCATattgttggaaaagattaagAACTGCCATGAAGATTTATTTGACCAATTCAAGAAGTGTACGGTACTGGCTACTTTTTCCGGAAACATTGGAATTTGCCTTTgggatgaagatggtgaagtAGCTTTCTATTCATTGACAAGATTTAAAGGTTTGAAAGATATATGCCCTGTCGATTATCAAGAAACCGAAAATAATGAATACGAAATTGTTGTTATAAGTTTTGGACGAACTTTACGACTTACTCTAGATGTTAAATGCATTCAACAATTGAGTAGTGATACAACTATTTCACCATTGAATGGAGTTCTTCTCAAACATACCATGGATAGTTCTACAGAGGAGAATTCAAAACTCATGGTGTTTTCCCCACCTAAAAACAACAGTAGAATTCCAGCAGAACTCTGGTTGACCTCCAGTATGGCaatttctcatcttcaaactTTTGCACCAGTTAAAAAATTGCATGGGCTTTGTAAGCTGCGACAATTCCAAGTCTTTAACAATTTAAAGGTTTTTAATTGTTCGAACTTCAATGATAACTTAAGGGAAACTCTTTTACAAGGTTTGGAGATCGGGAATAATTCTGAAGTTTATTTAATCATTGCTTCAGATCTTATTTCGATGTCAAAAGCATTTTTGTTGAATGTAACATCTTCTGGATCGAATGCAATGGAATTGGATGATCTATTGCAAAGTGTCGCTGGCGAcaatgttgaaatttttttttcacctggAGATAATATGGTTCAGATTACCAGAGATACAGTTTATGTCGATTCATTGGGTTCCTCAGAAGACgagaaaattgaaaaatattCTCCTGGTTGGAAAATTGATGGGGCCGCTTACTGTGGCACCAGAGTGATTCTTTGGAATATTGATCAATTAAAAATTTCCTATATTAACAATATCGATGAATTGAGCGAAACAACCACATTTATTCAAAGCggttttttcaaagagaTATTACGAGGCACCAAGGAAGACTATGAAGAAAATCTGAATCGAGAACCGGAGAAATATAAAGATGGTCTTTGccctttcttctttagcTTTGATATTACACAAGTGGATGATGGGACTGTTTTCGTTTATCTGGCCCATTCCCGTGGTATGGTCAAATACTCGTGGGAAGATTTGTTTCTCAGTAGCGATAGGAACGATACTAGAAGCTTATTGACTTGCGCACCGAATGTCGCATTTTTGGCATTGAAAGAACATGTATATGCTAAAAGTTGTGACGGTCACATAATCGGGGCGGACCAtataaattcttcatttcgCAATATCAATGTGGCGTATAACGATAgagattttcaaattagaCCCTTTGATGATAATGCTGTTATTATCTTTTCCCCTCAAGAAATCACCATAGTTTCAATGTCATCATCTTCGGAAAATGAAGGAgatgataaattttatGAATTGAAGTTACCATTTCAGAGTAAAGCTAATCCCATATTGGATGTTTCTGTTGATGCAAAGAGCAAAAGGGTTTTTGTACTTTATGCTGATGGGTTAGAAGTATTTGAGTTATTCTATTCCACGTGGAACAGTTCAAATTACTTATTAAGATCTActaaaactttgaaaaggaTTTTCTTCATAGAAAAGATAAATCGTATGCTTGTGGTGAATTTGCGTGCGAGAGAATGGGACTGTATCAAACTGGTTGACGGTAAAAGCCTTTCACTTGATGCTACGGCGCTTAAAACCCCTAAGAATTCAAAACTCGTCGATGTTATAGAAATACCTAGCAACAAAGAGGATAAAAATGTACATCTATTGCTGCATTTTGGTAATCTACTCAAGCTGGTTCGTCTGGTACCCCAGAAGGGTAGGATAATTGTAAAAGTGGTTACCCAACGTGAATTTGATGCAGAACTGTTTCACCGCATTGAAACTGTAGAGGATGGTAAGTTCATAGTGTATGTCGCATCATCAGTTTCTGTTTTGGGCCAGAAACCTTACAGTCAATTCATGTTAATGAGAATTAGCGAATTGGaccaattggaagaaatcaGTAAACTTGAATTTCCAGATGAACTTCACCTGCGAGACTTTAAACTATGTGGTAAGGATGTTGCTGTTGTCAGCGAGGGTTATGATAGATTATTTTTGTTCAAGGATTTCTTTAGATTAGCAGCACTAAAGAGACCAATGGCGATCGCCATAAAGATGCCAGCCGCCTCGAAGATCGAGAAAATATGTCCCATTGGAACGGACTCGTTTGTAGTAGCGGTGAGCTGTGAAGGAAGATCAGATCATTTATCAGAATTGTTATTTTGCAACAGGGATGATATTTGTTTAAACCGCGAAAGCGATTCAGATTCCTCTAAAGGTGATGTCCTTTATGATGCGGCTGTTGTGGATGATATTCAAAGAAGAGAGGAAGGCGATTTTTATCGAATTGAACTCGATGAGGAcgaggaagatgaagatgacgaagatgaagacgatgacAACGGAGGTCCCATTGGATTAAGGCTTGCTAGAAGAGGTGATAATTGGGATGGTAATTATCGTGATTTTTTGGATCGTATCATTAATGGGCCAAGATTTGCATCAAACGAAGATTGggaatttgatgatgttgaCATGGAATACGAAGCTGGTGAACATGAAGAGAACGATCGAGAATCTGACAGTGATGAGGATATGTTAGATACCGATGACATGGATGAAATGGATGAAACCGATGCATTTGGTAGAAGAAGTGATTATAATTTTCCCTTCAACACTGACTCCACTCAGGCAACTGGATCCGAAGCGTTGGGTTGTCTATTTAACACATCTGACCTGGCGgaatccatttcatcatcaagaTTTCGCAAGCCATATCAGGTGAttaatttggataaatcaATCAAGGATATTAGATACAGTTCCGAGGAGAAAAAGCTCTTCGTATTAACAATGGATGGATCTGTCCTCATTTTCCGTGgattttaccaaaatttacaaaaggatCATGAGAAAATAGGTGATGGTGTCGTTAACATTTTAAAGAAACCGATTGCAGGGCATGTTGCACCAAAGATAACAGAATCCGGAATCTGTACCATAGATAGTGAAGGCCGTGTTAAAGAGTGGCCGTGGTTGTAG